The Haloterrigena turkmenica DSM 5511 genome includes the window GGCGCCCGTCGTCACGGGCTCGTCCTGATCCAACAGGTGCGCGTAGCGGGTCACCTTGGCGTCGTCTCGAACGATTCCGGGAAACGGAATCGTGGTGCCGCGGGCCGAAAACGGCGCGCCCGTGGCCTCGAGGTGGGCGGCGGCCAGCGGCGCCTCGAAGTCGGGCAGCGTCTCGAAGCCGACCAGCAGCGCGTCCCGGTCGTCGCTGGCCAGTCCGTCGGCCGTCGCGACGGGATAGCGCGCGGTCGGTTTGACGGTGCCGCCGTGGGTCGGGACCAGCGCGTTCGCGTCGGTGTGAGAGCCCGCGTAGGCGTCGCCCGCGACGTCGTCGAAGAAGGCCAGCGCCTCGCGGACCGCATCGCTGCCGACGCGCTCGTAGGGATGGCCCTCGGGGAGGTCCGCGAGCGCGTCGAAGGGATCGACGAGCGGCCCCTCCTCGGGCGCACCGGGCGCGTAGCCCAGAACGTCGATCAGCCCGCTCGCGTGCCGGAGCGTGCTCTGTTTGTACGTCACCAGCCGGACGCGGACGTCGCGGCCGGCGTCAGCGGCCGCGAGCGCTGCCGTCGCGCCCGCGAGACCGCCGCCAATGACGAGGACGTCGTCCTCGATGGCCATCTCAGGCACCTCCGTCGAACGCGTCGAACTCGAGCGCCGTCGGCTCGCTCGCGGGATCCCGATCCCGGTTCATCGTCGTCGCGTGTAAGGCGTAGTTGAGCATGGCCTGTGAGAGCTGTTCGCCCCAGAGGGCGTGGCGCTCGCCCTTCCAGCGTTCCTGAAAGAGTTCGTCCAGCGCCGCGCGAACCGTCTCCTCGTCGTACTCGGGGTGGAGTTCGTTAGCCATGTTCTGACAGCAGAAGCCGCCCTGACAGTTGCCCATCGAGGCCCGCGTCCGAATGCGGACCGCGTTCAGGTCCGATCCCGACTGGTCGATCGCGTCGCAGATCTCCGCGCGGGTCACGCCCTCGCACTGACAGATCACCGGGTTTGCCTCGTCGGTTTCGAGCACCTCGCTCGCTCGGCTCCCCAGGCGCTGTTTGCTCCGGCGCGCGACCGGCGATCGGAGGCCGAAATCGTCCATGCCGGCCTCGAGCGTTGCGATGTCTTCGCTGCCGGGCAGCGGTTCGTCGGCGGTCGCACACGAGGCCCGGACGCCTAACTTCTCGCAGACGTGATCCGAGATCTCCTCGGCCATCGCGCGGTACGTGGTGAACTTGCCGCCGACGATGCTCGAGATGCCCGAGACGCCGTCGCGGTCGGCGTGGTCGAGCAGGAAGAAGTCCCGCGTGATGTCGGTGGGGTCCTGCGTGCCGGTCCCCGGCGGCTCGTACAGCGGGCGCACGCCCCAAAAGGAGCGGATCGTCCGGGCCTCCTTGAGGATCGGGACGAGTTCCGAGAGGGTGTCGATCATCTGGTCGACCTCCCACTGGTCCTCGGGGAAGTCGTCCGGATCGGCGACCTCCTCGTCGGTCGTCCCGAGGATGGCCGTCGTCTCGTGGGGGACGACGATGTCGGCGTCGCCCTTCGGCCGGCAGCGGTTGATTACGGTGTCGACCTGCCGGACGTTCATGATGGTCATGACGCCCTTGGAGGGACGGACCTCGATTTCGAGGTCGGCCATCGCGCCGATCTCCCCCGCCCACGCGCCCGTCGCGTTGACGACGTACTCGGCGGTGATCTCCTCGGTCGTGCCGGCCGCCGCGTGTGTCCGCTTGCCCGGCCCCGACTCGTGGCGCACCTCGACGCCGTAGACGTCGTCGCCGTCGCGCAGGAGGTCGATCACCTCCGCGTGGGTCTCGACGCGCGCGCCGTGGGTCTCGGCGTCGATCGCGTTCGCGACGCAGAGCCGGAACGGATCGACGGCGCCGTCGGGAACCTCGATCGCCCGTTTGACGTCCTTCGCGAGATAGGGTTCGACCTCGCGGGCCTCCCGCCCCGAGAGAACGCGCGCGGGAATCCCGCAGTCGCGACAGCCCTCGAGTTTCTCCCGGAAGTAGTCGTCCGAGTCCTCGGGGCGCTGGACGAACAGGCCACCGGTCTCCTCGACGCAGTGGCCGGCGATCTCCCGGAGGATCTCGTTTTCTTCGATACACTCCGTCGCACTGGCGCGATCCGAGACGGCGTAGCGGCCGCCGCTGTGGAGCAGGCCGTGCATCCGGCCGGTCGTGCCGTCGGTCAAATTGCCCCGCTCGACGAGGGTCACCTCGAGGCCGCGCATCGCCAGATCCCGCGCGATGCCACAGCCCGTCGACCCGCCCCCGAGAACGAGGACCTCGGTGTCCGTTGCCATTCCTTCGTTCGTCCCTCTCTCTCCCGGACCTTTATTTTATCGACGGTTGCGGAACGTCCGTAACGAGTTGATTGGTTCGAGATCGCCGCTCGAACGGTGCGACGCCGGCTGACAGCCGGAACCGGTCGAGAACCCTGAAAATAGCCGAAATAACCGCTTACCATGAGTAATTGGGCCGATACTGTCAGATAAGATACGACATACGGATTAGGACTTCGACAAATTTTATAATGATAGTAGGTATTGTTTACCAGTATCGTGCGATCGTCGGTAAAGACATCGTACGGAGCAACGAGGGAGATTACCAGTGACAGAATCCACGTACGTCGGTGCGGTAGACCAGGGAACGACCGGGACGCGCTTTATCGTGTTCGATCACGGCGGCCAGGTCGTCGCGAACGCCTACGAAACGCACGAACAGATCTATCCCGAACCCGGCTGGGTCGAGCACGACCCGATGGAGATCTGGGAGAACACCAAGAGCGTCATCACGCAGGCGCTCGGGCAGGCGGGGATCAGCCCCGACCAGCTTGAGGCCATCGGCGTGACCAACCAGCGCGAGACGACGCTGCTGTGGGACGCCGACTCCGGCCGGCCGGTCCACAACGCCATCGTCTGGCAGGACCGGCGCACGACCGACCGCGTCGAGCAACTCGAGGCGGAGGAAAAGGTCGAGATGATCCGCGAGAAGACCGGCCTCGAGGCCGACGCCTACTTCTCGGCGACGAAAGCCGAGTGGCTGCTGGACAACGCCGATCCGATCAAGCTCGAGCGCTCCCGTCCCGAGGACATCCACGACCGCGCGGAGAAGGGCGAGGTGCTGTTCGGGACGATCGATAGCTGGCTGATCTACAACCTTACCGGCGAGCACATCACCGAGGTCACGAACGCCTCGCGGACGATGCTGTACAACATCCACGACCTCGAGTGGGACGACGACCTCCTCGCGGAGTTCGGCGTTCCCGAGGCGATGCTCCCCGAGGTTCGGCCGTCCAGCGACGACGACACCTACGGGACGACCGATCCGGACGGGTTCCTCGAGGCCGAAATCCCCGTCGCGGGGGCGCTCGGCGACCAGCAGGCCGCGCTGTTCGGCCAGACCTGTTTCGACGCCGGCGACGCGAAGAACACCTACGGCACCGGTTCCTTCTTCCTGATGAACACCGGCAGCGAGGCCGTCGCGAGCGATCACGGCCTCCTGACGACTATCGCGTTCCAGAAGTCGGGCGAGGACGTCCAGTACGCGCTGGAGGGCTCGATCTTCATCACCGGCGCGGCGATCGAGTGGCTCGAGGACCTCTCGCTGATCGACAATCCGGCGCAGACGGCCGAGCTCGCCCGCAGCGTCGACTCGACGGACGGCGTCTACGTCGTCCCCGCGTTCACCGGACTGGGCGCGCCCCACTGGGACCAGCGCGCTCGCGGTACCATCGTCGGCATGACTCGAGGCACCCGGCGAGAACACATCGTCCGGGCGACCCTGGAGTCGATCGCCTACCAGACCCGCGACGTCGCGGAGGCGATGGAGGCCGACTCGGGCATCGAGATGACCTCGCTGAAGGTCGACGGCGGCGCGGTCAAGAACAACTACCTCTGTCAGCTCCAGTCCGACATCATCGGCTCGGAGATCGTCCGTCCGGTCGTCGACGAGACGACGGCGCTCGGGTCCGCGTACGCCGCCGGACTGGCCGTGGGCTACTGGGACGACGTCGACAGCCTGCGGGACAACTGGCAGATCGATCGCGAGTTCGAACCCGAGATGGACGCCGATCGAGCCGACAAACGCTACGCGCGCTGGACGGAAGCGGTCGACCGGGCGCGCGACTGGGCACGGGACGACGAGGAGTAACTATGTTCGGGACGATACTTCAGATTCCGATCATCGGCATGGAGACCGAAGCGTTCGCCGTCCTGCTGATCGCCGCGCTCGCCGGCGGGGCGTTCGGCGCGGCCCTCGGTGCGCTTCCCTCCTTCGTCTTCACCGGCTTCGTCGTCTTCCTCGGGGAGGGTATCGCGGTCCTCGAGGGGGAACTCAGCGCCGCCGAGGCCATCGGTGCCGGTAACATCGCGACCGGCATCACCGGGACGATCGGCTTCGGCGCGGTCACCGGCCCCCACATCGCCTTCGCCGGCGGCGTCGCCGCGACGGCCTACGCCGGCCGGAAGTACCCCGAAATGGAGCCCGACGACTGGGACTACCACTTCGGGAAGAACATCCTCTACGCCTTCGGGACCAAACCCGACATCCTCGCGGTCGGGGCGCTCTTCGGCGTGCTCGGGATGCTCATCACCCAGGTGATGAGCGGGATCGGCTTCCCGACGGACAACATCGCGCTCTCGGTCGTGGCGACGGCGTTCCTCGCTCGACTCGCCTTCGGCTACCCGCTGGTCGGCAAGATCGGGGGCTCGAGCGTCCTCGACATGTCCCCGTTCGAGCGCGAGGAGAAGCGCGCGGTCACCGACGGCGGGGTCGAGACCGACCGGTTAGCCACTGAGCCGTGGCTGCCACATCAGTACGAGTGGGCCGGCGTCACCACCATCGGCGTCGTCGGCGGGATCCTCGGCGGCTTCATCTGGCTCCAGACCGGGAGCATCTTCCTTGGCTACGCCATCTCGGCGATGAGCCTGCTCTTTCTCAACCTCGGCGTCGAGAAGATTCCCGTCACCCACCACATCACGCTGCTCGGGTCGACGGGCGCGGTGATCGCGGCGGCGGCCGTCGGGAGCGATCCCGTCGTGTTGCTCGTCGCCGGCGCGTTCGGCGCGATCAGCGCCCTCCTCGGCGAGGTGTCCCAGCGCGTGTTCTACTCGCACTCCGGGACCCACGTCGACCCGCCGGCGATGGCCATCGCGGCGTTCATGTTCGTCCTCGGACTCCTGTATCTGGCCGGGCTGCTCCCCAACGCGGGCTATCTCGGCCTCTGACGGACCTCGAAATCCGACTGCGGTCCGTCTTTCCACTCTGCTGGTTGCTGGTTGGTTTCCGATACCATTGCTGCTCAGCGTGATGACTGCTGGTTTCTGAACGGCACGTATCGGACGGCTAATTCGGCGCTTTCATCGGATGGGCTAGTTTCACTGGATAGCTTTATCGTGGTACTTGTTGGCATATAACGCGGTGTTCAGCAATGGAAAAAGAGTGGATCATCGAGGGAGACTACGTCGAAGCCTGCAACTGCGACGTCGCGTGTCAGTGCGTGTGGATGGAACCGCCGGACGACGACGTCTGTACCGTCTCGCTGGCGTGGCACATCGAAGAGGGACGCTACGGCGATGTCGACTTGAGCGGGGTAGACGTCGGCATGCTCATTTCGACCGATGAGGGCGTCATGTTCGCCCCCGAGACGGAATGGGACGTCGTGTTACTCGTCGACGAAACGGCCGACGACGACCAGCGCGAGGCCATCGAAGACATCTACTCCGGCCGCGCCGGCGGTATCTGGGCCCCCGTCGCTGACACACACGTCCGATCGGTCGACGTCACGACCGTTCCGATCAGCTTCTCGCGGGACGGGTCGGACTTCTCCGTCGAGATCGGGGACGCCGTCGAAATGGACGCGAGCGGCGCGGTCGGGTTCAACGAGGAAGTCGGGACGGTCTCGCCCCACCCGCTGACGAAGAGCACGGAGGTACAGACCGGGAAGTCGACCACGGCGACGGTCTCCTACGATGACCGGTTCACGTGGGACGTCTCCGGAAACAACGCCTACCTCGGCGACTTCGAATTGGCGAACTCCTGAGGGCGAGAGGACAGCGATATAGTCGATCGATCATGGGGACACACGACTCGTTTCGAGACCGATTCACCCGTCGACGCGTTCCGATCGTCGTGCTCGTCACGTACGTAATCGCGTTGCTCGCGTGGGCGGCGGTCGTGGGTCGGTGGCTCCCGATGCCCGGTGGACAGATGGAGCTGCAGATGTCCGACCCGGGAGCACCGGAGGCGATGGCCGTCTCGAACGGGCTGACCGGTATCAGCCTCTACTTGCTCATGTGGGGAGTGATGATGATCGCCATGATGTATCCCTCGTCGGTCCCGCTCTTCCGGCTGTACGCCGAGACGCTCGAGGGGACCACGGCCGCGGGTAAAGCGACTCGAGTTGGGGCGTTTATCGGGACGTACGCGCTCGTTTGGACGCTGACGGGAATCGTCCCGCTCGTCGTCAACGCGGTGGTACCGATCGTCACCCTCGCGAACGCCCACGGCGGGCTCCTGGTGGGCGGGTCGTTGCTCCTCTTGTCCGGATACCAGCTCTCGCCGTACAAGTACCGCTGTCTGCGGTATTGCCGGTCGCCGCTCGGGTTCCTCATGAGTCATCACCGACCGGGAGTGCGCGGCGCCGTTCGGATGAGCTGGCAGTTCAGCGTCTTCTGCGTCGGATGCTGTTGGGCGCTGTTCGCGTTCATGGTGATCGTGGGCTCGATGAACATCGTCTGGATGGCGCTCATCGCGGTCGTGCTCTCGCTCGAGCGGACGGTCGCGTGGGGTGAGCAACTGGCACGTGCGGTCGGCGTTCTCGCCGGCATCGCCGGGAGTACCGTCATCGTGATCGCACTGGTCTAGAAATCAGAGCAGGGGGTGAAACGCGCGGTAAGTACAGGGTATTTACTGAGCAGATTGTCTATTCCAGCCCTCGTTTTACACCGTGAGTTGTGGACGATATGAGAAACTCATAAATTATGGCTCGCGAAACTGGAGCGCCCTCCCGAGAAGAGATCGAGGAACGGATTCAACAGGTTGGAAAATACTCTCGCGCAGTTCGTACAGGATTAGTGATTATTCTGATCGCGTTTCTGTTGGCCATTGGCGTTGTTCTGCCTGCGAATCTCGAGAGTCCCTCGCAGGCGATTGAGTCGATACTCATGCCGCTCACGTTCGTCGGATTAGGCACCATCCTGTACGGAATCGGGATGCATCTTCACCTGATGCACTTGAATCTCGTTCGTCAGTTACAGCCCGAACCGACGGACGATCAGGGATCAGTTCCCGAGTCAGACGACTAACGAGTGTACTCGGTTCGCACACGCACTTAGCGAACCGTCCCGATTCAGTCACTGACGGATCTCTCGGTCTCGAGCACGCCCGAACCGACCCCTTTAGGTCGCCCAGCCCTCGAGTGACGGCCATGAGAGCCGATCCACCGCTCGTCCTCGACATCGACGGGACGCTCACCCGCCCGGAGGGGTGGGGCATCGATCCGCGCGTCTTCGACCCCCTCCGCGATTGGGAGGCGCCCGTCGTGATCGCCACCGGGAAGGCCTTTCCCTACCCCGTCGCGCTCTGTCACTTCGTCGGCATCCCCGAACTCGTCGTCGCCGAGAACGGCGGCGTCGTCTACACCGGCGACGACGTCTTCTTCACCGCCGACCGCGAGGCCGCTCAGGCCGTCCTCGAGGCGTACCGCGCCGCCGGCTACGAGACGGGCTGGGGGCCGGAGAACACCGTTAACCGCTGGCGCGAGACCGAGATCGCCGTGAACCTCGACCAACCCATCGAGCCGCTGCGCGAGATCGCCGCCGACCACGGCCTCGAGGTGATCGACACCGGCTACGCCTACCACGTCAAGGACGCCGCGCCGAACAAGGGCGACGGCCTCGAGACGATCGCCGAACACGTCGATATCGACCTCGAGCGAACCGTCGCAGTGGGCGACTCGATCAACGACGTCTCGACGTTCGAGGCCGTCGGCCGGAGTTTCGCCGTCGCCAACGCCGACGAGACGGCGAAAGCGGCGGCCGACGAAGTGCTTGACGAGGTGCACGCGGACGGGACGCTGGCGGTTCTCGAGCGAGTTCGCGGGTCAGTCGACTAACTCGTCCCGGTGGTTCGACTCGGTGACCGAATCGGCTGTGGGTGATGTGGAATCCGTTAGCTCATTGAATACAGCAATAACGCAACTTCACGCTGGCAACGGTGAGTGCCACGCCCTCCCCAGCCGATTCGTTCGCTCCTCTCAGTCGCTCACTCATCCCTCGCACGGTTCTGACCGTGGCTCCTTGTACAGTCGCCACGGTCCAGCGCGCGCCACCGCAGAGAGATCCCTCGAGCGGAGCGCGTACACCGAACGACGGACTCGAGTGGGGCCGATCGGGCCCACTCAGAACGCTTTTCTTTCGGCCGACGAACGCTCACGTATGGTAGTCGACACCCTCGTCGCCGTCATCGGCGTGGTGGGGACCGTCGGGCTCTTCGCTTGGACCTACCGGGACGCCACGGATCACGAGGTCTCGAGACCCCTGCTGTGGGCCGCCTTCTCGGGGGGCGCCGTCGCGGTCGGCGCGGGGCTATACCTGTTCGCGTCCGTTCCGACCACCGGAACCATTATGACCGCCAACACGGGGCTGGTCCTGTACGGGTTCGAGCGGGAAGTGACGCTCGAGGACGACGAACCGGCCGAACCAGGCGAGTTACCCCACAAATAGCAGTCAGGCGTCGCTCGAGGTCCTGCAGAGTAGGGACTCGACATGCCCGAGTCCGATCCGTTCCGCGCCGGAGAGTCGAAGCGGCGACACCACACACCTTTTGGTCGGGCCCGACCAAGCGGGGGCAACATGAGTAACTCCGCCGAATCCGGCGTCGAGGGTGGGAGCGACACCGACGCCGAACACGACGAGAGCGAGGACGGCGGTGCGATGCAGGTCTCGAGCCCGGACTACCACAGCGAGAACCACACGGCCGCCCAGACGTGTGGCTGGACGGCCAACGCCGTCCGGGGCGAGGGGAAGTGTTACAAG containing:
- the glpA gene encoding anaerobic glycerol-3-phosphate dehydrogenase subunit GlpA; translated protein: MATDTEVLVLGGGSTGCGIARDLAMRGLEVTLVERGNLTDGTTGRMHGLLHSGGRYAVSDRASATECIEENEILREIAGHCVEETGGLFVQRPEDSDDYFREKLEGCRDCGIPARVLSGREAREVEPYLAKDVKRAIEVPDGAVDPFRLCVANAIDAETHGARVETHAEVIDLLRDGDDVYGVEVRHESGPGKRTHAAAGTTEEITAEYVVNATGAWAGEIGAMADLEIEVRPSKGVMTIMNVRQVDTVINRCRPKGDADIVVPHETTAILGTTDEEVADPDDFPEDQWEVDQMIDTLSELVPILKEARTIRSFWGVRPLYEPPGTGTQDPTDITRDFFLLDHADRDGVSGISSIVGGKFTTYRAMAEEISDHVCEKLGVRASCATADEPLPGSEDIATLEAGMDDFGLRSPVARRSKQRLGSRASEVLETDEANPVICQCEGVTRAEICDAIDQSGSDLNAVRIRTRASMGNCQGGFCCQNMANELHPEYDEETVRAALDELFQERWKGERHALWGEQLSQAMLNYALHATTMNRDRDPASEPTALEFDAFDGGA
- the glpK gene encoding glycerol kinase GlpK codes for the protein MTESTYVGAVDQGTTGTRFIVFDHGGQVVANAYETHEQIYPEPGWVEHDPMEIWENTKSVITQALGQAGISPDQLEAIGVTNQRETTLLWDADSGRPVHNAIVWQDRRTTDRVEQLEAEEKVEMIREKTGLEADAYFSATKAEWLLDNADPIKLERSRPEDIHDRAEKGEVLFGTIDSWLIYNLTGEHITEVTNASRTMLYNIHDLEWDDDLLAEFGVPEAMLPEVRPSSDDDTYGTTDPDGFLEAEIPVAGALGDQQAALFGQTCFDAGDAKNTYGTGSFFLMNTGSEAVASDHGLLTTIAFQKSGEDVQYALEGSIFITGAAIEWLEDLSLIDNPAQTAELARSVDSTDGVYVVPAFTGLGAPHWDQRARGTIVGMTRGTRREHIVRATLESIAYQTRDVAEAMEADSGIEMTSLKVDGGAVKNNYLCQLQSDIIGSEIVRPVVDETTALGSAYAAGLAVGYWDDVDSLRDNWQIDREFEPEMDADRADKRYARWTEAVDRARDWARDDEE
- a CDS encoding DUF1326 domain-containing protein, translating into MEKEWIIEGDYVEACNCDVACQCVWMEPPDDDVCTVSLAWHIEEGRYGDVDLSGVDVGMLISTDEGVMFAPETEWDVVLLVDETADDDQREAIEDIYSGRAGGIWAPVADTHVRSVDVTTVPISFSRDGSDFSVEIGDAVEMDASGAVGFNEEVGTVSPHPLTKSTEVQTGKSTTATVSYDDRFTWDVSGNNAYLGDFELANS
- a CDS encoding DUF2182 domain-containing protein, coding for MGTHDSFRDRFTRRRVPIVVLVTYVIALLAWAAVVGRWLPMPGGQMELQMSDPGAPEAMAVSNGLTGISLYLLMWGVMMIAMMYPSSVPLFRLYAETLEGTTAAGKATRVGAFIGTYALVWTLTGIVPLVVNAVVPIVTLANAHGGLLVGGSLLLLSGYQLSPYKYRCLRYCRSPLGFLMSHHRPGVRGAVRMSWQFSVFCVGCCWALFAFMVIVGSMNIVWMALIAVVLSLERTVAWGEQLARAVGVLAGIAGSTVIVIALV
- a CDS encoding HAD-IIB family hydrolase, giving the protein MRADPPLVLDIDGTLTRPEGWGIDPRVFDPLRDWEAPVVIATGKAFPYPVALCHFVGIPELVVAENGGVVYTGDDVFFTADREAAQAVLEAYRAAGYETGWGPENTVNRWRETEIAVNLDQPIEPLREIAADHGLEVIDTGYAYHVKDAAPNKGDGLETIAEHVDIDLERTVAVGDSINDVSTFEAVGRSFAVANADETAKAAADEVLDEVHADGTLAVLERVRGSVD